CCGCTGCGGGGGACCTTTTCCTGAACACTGGCTACGTCAAAGGTTCATCCCCGCTTGAATACCCCATCTTTCACAAAATCATAGACAGGAGCGGGATCACTATTCAAGGCCTTAAGGATCACGCCTTACTGTCAGCCATACCTAACGGGGAAATCCTGACTGAGGGCATTGTAGATGGTGTGGGTGGGTTTTATATCTTTGCCGACACCCCAGACCCACTCGCGTTTATTCCGGAAAGCTTTTTCTCTCTGGCTTCTGGCGAGACCCGGAATGCACCTACGCCACAATCCCCAAAAATGCTGTTTGGGGGCGATATCCTAGTATCGGGCTCTTATCCGTCTGGCCCCTCTACCAGATCCCTTTTCCTATTGAGACTTGATAGAGTCGGTAACCAAGTCTGGAAACATTACTACCCAGAAATGGAAGGTGCGCAGCTAAAGGCACAAGAAGTAACGCCGGATGGAAGCGTCGTGCTCTTACTGCAACGGGGTGATGAGGTTCGGTTGGTAAAGACAGACCCACAGGGTGTGATACTTAGCTCCACCAAGGACTCCGGCCATGCCAGTGCAGAAGCTTCCCTATATCCCAATCCAAGCAGTGACGGTAAAGCTGTCATGACTTTTGCCAAAGCTTTTTCTGGCAGGATTCAAATTTATGATCAGGTGGGTAAACTCTGTTATGAATCAAGCTTTAGGAATACCTCAGAAATCAAGATAGGGACGTTGCTTCCCTTACGCCACGGGGTATATTTAATTAAAGTATCCAATACCGAAAATTATCTAAAAACTTATAGGCTTCTAATAAACTAGGATAATACCCTGCAATAAATCGAAACTATGAACCAAAGAAGCATTTTAATTTTATGTTTTTTATTTCTAATATACTTAAATTCTTTGGCTCAGGAGATGGGGGGGCTTGTTTGTGGCTATAACGTTAACCCCGTCTCGCAATCCAACCAAATAGGGCTTTTGGCTAACCCTGATTCAAGGAATGGGAAAGTCTTCACCCCGAAAGGAGACATAAAATTCCTTATTATTTTCGCAGGGTTTGAGGGTTCTCAAGGAACGCAGCAAGCTGACCTTTGGCCAGCCTTCCCTGCTACCGCAATACCTAAAGATTTTGACAGCAGCAATGGAGGCGCATTGGATAATTTTTTCTTTTCCAGCAATTCCCAGTTTCCTAATAACAACGACCCCTCCAATACTTCAATATCTCGTTTTTTCTACGAAATGTCAAACGGGCAGTTTAGGGTCACGGCAGACATACTCAAAGACCCGGGCTCCCAAACCCCTGTCCGGATTAATATAGATCCGACGGATCTCTCCGGGGGGTTCTCAGTGGCAAACAGGAGGGTTTTGGAAAAAGTGAAGCAGTTGTATGATGGCCAAATAGATTGGTCACAATATGACAAGAGAAAGAACCACCCTAATTTCGCTTCTGATAACAGCACCTCCTCTGCTGACTTAAAACCAGATTATGTCATAATCGTCTACAGATTAAAATCTGACTGGAGAAATCCCCCCCACCTAGGTTGGCCAATACCCTGGCTTGCTGATGGATATTCTATATTGGACACTGACCAACCTGTTACTATCCAAGGCACCAATTCAAGCAGTTATAGTTTTGATGGTGCCGGTTTTACTTTTATGACAGGTGCTCAGCAAGGCATGGCGCATTGGAAGCAGCTGTTCATCCATGAGCTAGCCCATGAGCTGTTCAGCAGCCCCCATTTCTCCGGTCAGAACGGGGTGATCGGTAAACGCTTCTCAGTAAGTTCAATTTCCAGTCTTGTGAATTATGGGGAAATGACCTCCAGTGCCAATGCTTGGGAGTCATGGTACCTAGGCTGGTTGGATTTAGCACCTGACAAAGATATTGCTAAGTCCTCTACCACAAAAACAGTGACGATCCGTGACTTTCTCAGCTATAAGGAACCCGTTAGAATTGCCATCCCCCACACCAATCCTGTCCAATATCTTTGGGTGGAGAACAGGCAGATGATTAACATCTTTGATAAGCGCTCCTTGTTTTTGCACAACACCCATGGTCAAGCCATACCGGAGGCATTACCTGGACTGCATATGTTTATTTCAGATCTTGGCCCCTCCCGTTCCAACCCTGACATAAATTTAGTTTGGAACAAGGCTAATAGCATAAGACAATTGCATGGCGCGGGTAATTTCGACTATTCATCCATTTTATATACTATCAGAGAAACTTCATTCTATGGTAGCTATGTGTCTACTTTGCCACTGTTGCAAGTTCCAAACCCTGTCAGCGGGGCTTCAGACAATGGATGGTTTATTGGCAACCACGATGTAAGTACTGCTTACAATGAGAGTATTTTGTTTTATAACCCTGAAGCAAATAAACCTTTTGGTGGTAGGGGGTTTGAAGGTGTTCCCATTATTAAAAAGGAAAATAGCTGGACCTACGGTTTTTACGGTGCTTATGATCCCAATGTGCCCGGCTCTACCTCGATTAGCTTCAACCAAATA
This region of Rufibacter sp. LB8 genomic DNA includes:
- a CDS encoding T9SS type A sorting domain-containing protein encodes the protein MKIRLLFLLLLSPFFAQAQKSWNRVVPENQSAIKLLATRDGGFIVLGLKGEGNPQMAYISKFTGQGQLLWSRPTQPRAGMVHNSIQALNEMGNGDIWVLGGGYQATQGPNSEGVAFVQRLGIQTGDSIYTEYFLGTLGSNLRYLHGSPEGDRVFGIRPNQEEGAPFLLEEYDERGNFVRENGLEIFTWFPPHLEFVSTAAGDLFLNTGYVKGSSPLEYPIFHKIIDRSGITIQGLKDHALLSAIPNGEILTEGIVDGVGGFYIFADTPDPLAFIPESFFSLASGETRNAPTPQSPKMLFGGDILVSGSYPSGPSTRSLFLLRLDRVGNQVWKHYYPEMEGAQLKAQEVTPDGSVVLLLQRGDEVRLVKTDPQGVILSSTKDSGHASAEASLYPNPSSDGKAVMTFAKAFSGRIQIYDQVGKLCYESSFRNTSEIKIGTLLPLRHGVYLIKVSNTENYLKTYRLLIN